CTGGTGATCAGGGCCGTGACGAGCCCCGCGGCGCCCAGGACCATCCCGCCTATGCCCAGCCAGCGCTCGGTGCCGTGACCGTCGCCGTCGTGCCCCTCGGCGCTCTCGGCGCCGTGACCCTCGCCGGCCGGAGCCTTCGGGGTCTTCGGGGCCGGCGTCGCCGTGGCCGTGCCGTGGTGGTCGTCGGTCGCGGCGGACAGCCGCAGTACGGGTGCCGGGTGCTCCGGCTCCTCCTGGCCTTCCTCGGACGGCTCGATCCAGCGGACGACCTCCTTGCTGCTGTACGTCTGCAGTGCCTTGAGGACGAGCTCGTCCGCGTCCTCGGGCAGCTGCCCCAGCGACAGCGGGAACTTCTGGAAGTAGCCCGGCTGGATGCCCTTGTCGGTGGCGGTCCAGGTGACCTTGCTGACGGCCTCGGTGATGCTCTTGCCGTGCAGGGTCAGCGGCTTGGCCAGCTTCGTCCTCGTGACCGCGATGTTCCAGCCGGGCACCGCCTGCGGCATCACCGAGGCCAGGGGGTGGTCGGCGGGGAACGTCACCTCGACCTTGACCGTCGAGGCGTCGGCCCGCTCGTTGGGGACCTTGACGTTCACGGTGGCGTAGCCGCCCTTGGCGGCGGTCCCCTCCGGCTGGACGGAGACGTGGGCGAAAGCGGGCGAGGCGATGGCGAGGCCGGCGACCGCGGTCGCGGACAGGACGGCGAGGCGTGCGAAGGCGCGCATGGGTGAGACTCCGGTGGGGCAGGTCCCCGTGTGGTCTCGTGGGAGGCCACGGCGAAGGGGACGGGACGGTGTGGGCGTGAGGTCTCCGCCCTCCCCGCGTACGACGGATGCCGACGTCAGCCGAGGGCGGCGGCCCCCCCGGGGCGGCCCGCGCCGCGTCACCTCATGGACGAGCAGGGGCCCCGGGCCCCGGGGTGCGGCCGACCGCCTCGGCGCGGTGCGGCGCAGGAGCGTCGCGAGTGCTTCCAGGGAGGGCCGTCGGGGCGACAGGCGGTCGGCGAGCACGTGTCGTACGAGCCGGACGGCATCGGAGCCGTACAGGCCCCCGAGTTCGACGGCCTCCGCCATCGCGGTGTCGCCGCCGTGGAGGAGCCAGGCGGCGGCCGCCGCCGCCACGAGGTGGCCGCACAGCATCGGCACGGTGGGAAGGAGGGCCGCCCAGGCGGGGTCCGCCATGCCTTCGTGCGCCGGGCCCATGACGTGCGCCGCCGAGCCCGTCGGCATCGACGCCGTGAAGAACGCGTGCAGTCCGACCTGGAAGGCGGCGAGTGCGCCTGCGTTCGCGAGCACCGAGGTGCGGCGGCGGGCGAAGGGGGCGACCGACAGGGACACGGCGGTCGAACCGATCCCGACCGCGGTCCACGAGGGGGCGGCCCCGGTGGCCACGCTGTGGCCGCACGCGGACAGCACCACGCTCAGCCAGGTGAGCAGGAAGGCCCGGACGAGACCCGCACCGGGCCGTGAGCGCGCACGCGAATCCATCCCCACCCCCCTGCGGGTTCGTCGTCGAATGCTTCATCCGCTGCTGACGCGTCATCAAGTCAACGCAGAAACAGGCCAGTCCGGATCGGCGGGACGGCGCGCCTCACTGTAGCCCCTTGATTCGATGAATCTCTAGACAGGGGATCGTGATCACCATAGGCTCTCGACGCCTGCCACACCACAGGGGGAGTCGGACGTGTCGCACAGCAGCAAACCTGTCTCCAGACGGAACGTCGTCCAAGGCGCCGTGCTCACCAGCGCGGCCCTGATGGTCAACGTCCCGCCCGCGTCCGCGGCCGGCGGAAGTACCGCGCACGCGACTCCCGCCACCGTCGGCGAGGGCGGTCTGTTGAACTTCACCGAGGGCTCGGCGGCCCTGCGCCCCGACCGGACGGTCAAGAGCGCCTGTCAGTTCTGCAACTCGAACTGCGCGATCTCCGTCGGCGTTCGCGCGGATCGGGTCATCAGCGTCCAGGGAGCCCCCGGCGACCCGGTGCAGCGGGGCAACCTCTGCGTCAAGGCGCCGATGATGGCCGAACTCACCCACAATCCGCTGCGGTTGACCAGGCCCCTGATCCGCACGGGCGGAGGGAAGGGCTCCAGGGAATCCACCTTCCGCGAGGCCACCTGGGACGAGGCTCTCGACCTGATCGCCCGGCGCCTCCTCGCGCTGCGCGACAGCGGTCGGGCCGCCTCCATCGCCAACCGCACCACCGGCCGCCTCCCGCGCGGGACCGGCTCCCTGGTCGCCCGCCTCTTCGCGCTCCTCGGCAGTCCGAACAACACCGATGTCGGCCCCACCTGCAACGACGCGGGCGGCAACGCGCTCAAGGCGACCTTCGGGCTGGGCAACTTCACCAACGGGTACGGCACGGACGGTGCCACGGGACGGGACGACCTCGGCTCGGCGGACTACTTCCTCTTCCTCGGCACCAACCAGGCCGAGACCCACCCGGTCACCTTCGACTACCTGCTGCGCGGGCGCGCGGCCACCGGCGCCAAGCTGGTCGTCGTCGACCCCCGGCGGACCCCGACGGGTGCCCTCGCCGACGAGTGGATCGCCCCGAAGCCCCACACGGACCTGGCGCTCGTCCTGGGCATCCTCCACCACATCCTCGACAAGCGCCTGTACGACCGTGAGTTCGTCGACCGCTGGGTCCTGGGCTTCAGGGAACTCCGCGCGCACATGGCCGCGTCGGGATACACCCCGGACTGGGCCGCCACGGTCACCGGCGTTCCCGCCGAGACCATCCGCCGCGTCGCCCGCGACTACGCCCGTGCCGGGAAGGCGGCCATCTTCTGCAACGCCGGCATCTCGCACCAGCTCGGCGCCTTCGACACGTACCGCGTCCTGACCTTCCTGGCCGCGGTCACGGGCAACATCGGCCGGCTCGGCACGGGGTGCAACTTCATGCACAACACCTGGCCGGGCGACCTGCACCTGCCCGAACTCGCCGTCCGGACGCCCGAAGTGGGAGCCGCGCTGCCCGTGGGGCCCGACTACTTCGCCGAGGCGATCCTCACCGGGAAGCCGTACCCCCTCGAGGCGATCATCACCCAGGGCAACCCCCTGATCTCCTCGGCCAACACGGAGAAGGTCAAGGAGGCCTTCCGCAAGCTGGACTTCTACGTCTACACCGGACTGTTCATGGAGGAGGCGGCCTACTACGCCGACGTCGTGCTGCCCGTGAGCTCGCCGCTGGAGTACGAGGGCGTCTACATGCGGCGCGACGACCGCGCCATCCGCTGGCAGGAGGCGGCCGTCCCGCGCTGTGGCGAATCCAGGACCGACTACGAGATCTGGATCGACCTGGCCCACGCCTTCGCGCGCCAGGACCGACGCAACCCGTCCTCCTACTGGGCCGACGCCTTCCCGCTGGAGTGGAAGGACTACGCCACCCTCTGGGCGGAGTTCGTCGAGCACACCCCCGGCATGGGCGGCATGACGCGGAAGCGGATGCGGAAGCGATCCGAGCCGCTGCGCTGGCCCTGCCCCTCGGCCGATCACCCCGGAGTCAGCGCGCTCTATCAGGACCATCCCTCCTGGTACGAGGCCGCCGAGTCGCTCGGCGCGGCGAAGGGGGCGCGCTTCCTCACGCCCAGCGGGAAGATCGAGATCTTCACGGAGGAGCTGGACCGCCGGCTCGCCACGGCGGGACACGGTGCGCTGCCCGTCTTCTACACCCACCCCGAAGTGACCGGCGGGCACCCCACGCTGACGTACGAGGAGCGGTTCGTCGCCAGCCCGGTCAACCCGCAGGCCGTCACGCATCCGGTGCGGCTCGGGGTCAAGGGGGACGGTTCCGTCCACCGCGACTACCCGCTGATGGGCATGACCGGCCGGCCCAGCGTGGTGCACTTCGCCTCCGTCACGCACTGGACGCCCACCGGCGCGCGGCTCAACGGGATCCGGCTGCTCCAGATCCACCCGGACACCGCCCGGCGGCTCGGCATCGAGGACCGCGACGACGTGATCGTGGAGAGCCCGCGGGGACGGGTTTCGGCCACCGCGCTGTACTGGGAGGGCATCCGCCGGGACACCGTGTTCCTGCCCAACACCTTCGGTCCCGCGCAGGAGCTCGCCCAGGACCTGGGCGGTGATTCCTACGAGGCGGCGAACACCCTCGTCGACGACCGCTACTACGACAACCTCTCCGGGCAGCAGGCGTACAAGTGCTTCGCCTGCCGCGTATCCAAGGCTCCGGCCTGATCCGTTCCCCTGGCCGGCCCGGCGGTCCACCTCCGCAACACACCCCTCGCCGGGCATCCGGGCCCCGCCTCCGCCGCGCACCCCACCCGGCGGAGGCGGGGCCATCTCCCGCACCAGGAAGGCGATTACGGAGGATTTCGGCACGCCTCAGATGAGTTGCGCAAAGATTAGACAACTGTGAAACTAGACAGATGTCACAGCTTGAGGTGATCCAACCCGTGTCCTGCTGCACGCCCGTCATAGCCGCCCCTCTCGACGAGGAGCGGGCCGCGGGCACCGCCAAGATGTTCAAGGCCCTGGGTGACCCGATCCGGCTCCGGAT
Above is a genomic segment from Streptomyces showdoensis containing:
- a CDS encoding molybdopterin-containing oxidoreductase family protein, which translates into the protein MSHSSKPVSRRNVVQGAVLTSAALMVNVPPASAAGGSTAHATPATVGEGGLLNFTEGSAALRPDRTVKSACQFCNSNCAISVGVRADRVISVQGAPGDPVQRGNLCVKAPMMAELTHNPLRLTRPLIRTGGGKGSRESTFREATWDEALDLIARRLLALRDSGRAASIANRTTGRLPRGTGSLVARLFALLGSPNNTDVGPTCNDAGGNALKATFGLGNFTNGYGTDGATGRDDLGSADYFLFLGTNQAETHPVTFDYLLRGRAATGAKLVVVDPRRTPTGALADEWIAPKPHTDLALVLGILHHILDKRLYDREFVDRWVLGFRELRAHMAASGYTPDWAATVTGVPAETIRRVARDYARAGKAAIFCNAGISHQLGAFDTYRVLTFLAAVTGNIGRLGTGCNFMHNTWPGDLHLPELAVRTPEVGAALPVGPDYFAEAILTGKPYPLEAIITQGNPLISSANTEKVKEAFRKLDFYVYTGLFMEEAAYYADVVLPVSSPLEYEGVYMRRDDRAIRWQEAAVPRCGESRTDYEIWIDLAHAFARQDRRNPSSYWADAFPLEWKDYATLWAEFVEHTPGMGGMTRKRMRKRSEPLRWPCPSADHPGVSALYQDHPSWYEAAESLGAAKGARFLTPSGKIEIFTEELDRRLATAGHGALPVFYTHPEVTGGHPTLTYEERFVASPVNPQAVTHPVRLGVKGDGSVHRDYPLMGMTGRPSVVHFASVTHWTPTGARLNGIRLLQIHPDTARRLGIEDRDDVIVESPRGRVSATALYWEGIRRDTVFLPNTFGPAQELAQDLGGDSYEAANTLVDDRYYDNLSGQQAYKCFACRVSKAPA
- a CDS encoding YcnI family protein encodes the protein MRAFARLAVLSATAVAGLAIASPAFAHVSVQPEGTAAKGGYATVNVKVPNERADASTVKVEVTFPADHPLASVMPQAVPGWNIAVTRTKLAKPLTLHGKSITEAVSKVTWTATDKGIQPGYFQKFPLSLGQLPEDADELVLKALQTYSSKEVVRWIEPSEEGQEEPEHPAPVLRLSAATDDHHGTATATPAPKTPKAPAGEGHGAESAEGHDGDGHGTERWLGIGGMVLGAAGLVTALITSRRRGDA